The nucleotide window GCCAATAAAACTTTGGGTATAATTCTCCCGATTGTTGTCGTGATTATTTTCCTCATTTTATATTTCACTTATCATTCTATGAAAGAGGCCTTGATTACTATGATAACGGTTCCGTTTGCATTGATTGGCGGAATTTTTATGGTCTATTTTTATGGAATTAATTTATCGGTTGCCGTGGCTGTCGGTTTTATTGCCTTGTTTGGTTTGGCTGTCGAAACGGCGATGCTGATTACCATTTATTTGAACGAAGCAATGAATAAAATGGTCGAAAAATACGGCAACAGCAACGAAACCTTGACTGAAGAAATAGTAAGAGAATATATTATTGACGGTTCCGCCAAGAGATTACGCCCAAAACTGATGACCGTTTCGGTTTCTTTGTTTGGTCTGATTCCCATTCTTTGGGCAACAGGAACAGGAGCTGATGTAATGCTTCCTATCACAGTTCCGCTCATAGGCGGGACAATTACTTCAACGATTTATGTATTATTGGTAACCCCTGTTGTTTTTGAAATGGTAAAACTTCACGAATTAAGAACAAAAGGAAAAATTAATCTTATAGATGCAAAACATTAAATTTCATATCGTCCTAAGTTGTTTGATTTTATGCGTTGCAATCAGCAAAGCCCAAACACTTACGTTGGATAATGTCTTGAGTACAATCAATACAAATAATCCACAATTGAAAATGTATGATGCCGATATCCAAAGTATGGATGCTTCGGCCAAAGGAGCCAGAAGTTGGATGCCTCCACAAGTGGAAACGGGATTATTTATGACTCCCTATAATACCAAAATGTGGAAAGCAGATGAAATGAACCCCGGTATGGGAAGCTATATGTTGGGTGTAACCCAAATGATTCCGAATGCTTCTAAATTAAATGCCAATGAAAATTTGATGAAAGCGATGTCATCGGTCGAAAATGAAAATAAAAATTTCACTCTGAACCAGTTAAACGCATTGGCAAAAACTTATTATTACGAATGGATTATCATTAGAAAAAAAATAAAAATAGCCCAAGACAATCTCCAGCTCCTTGATTATATGATTAAAAGCATGGAAATACGTTATCAGTACAACATGGATAAATTGCCATCATATTATAAAGCCAAGTCGCAATATGCTACTTTGCAAAGTATGATTGTGATGTTGGAAAATGATATTTCCCAGCGAAAATACATGCTCAATACTTTAATGTCGCGTGATAAAAATGTGGATTTTGACATTGATTCAAACTACGAGATTAAGGATTTCAATCTTTTTGAAACCGATTTGTCTTCTTATATCAACAATCGCAGTGACATCAAAGCCATTGACAAAACCAAGGAAATCAATAATTATAAAATTGAGGTGGAGAAAGTATCAACCAGACCGGAATTTGGCGTAAAGTACGACCATATGTTTGCTTTCGGGAATCAGCCACAGCAGTTTTCATTAATGGGAATGATGACAATTCCGATGTCTTGGTCAACTAAAATGAATAAAGCGAATATCGAAAGTTATCGTCTAAAAAACGAAAGTTTGGATTGGCAAAAACAAATGATTGCCAACGAAGTAAACGGAATGATAAAAGGCATGAATGCTGAATTTTTGAATCTGAAAAAACAATACCAAATTACCCAAGACAACATTATTCCTGCTTTAAAAAGAAATTATGATACCGCGATTTTAGCTTGGCAAAACAACACCGGGGATTTATTCGTTGCATTAGAAGCTTGGGAAGCTATGAATATGACTCAAATCGATGCATTGGATAAATTAAAATCAATTTTAACAACACAAGTAGAAATAGAAAAACAACTAGAAGTCAAATAATTATGAGTAAATACACGAAATATGGTTTAGTTGGGATTGCTATTTTGATTGTTGGAATTGCAATCTATTTCCTTGCAACCAAATCAGGAAATCATTCTGAAATGGAACATCAAAATGAAGTTTACACTTGCTCGATGCATCCCGAAGTGATTAAAGACAAACCGGGCAGTTGTCCTATTTGCGGAATGGCTTTGGTAAAAAAAATAACCGAAGACCATTCTGACACAAATGATTCTATCGACGACCTTCTGAAACCCACCGATAAGTTTGTCGTGGGAAATTATCAAACCACCACTGCGAAAGACACCATTATAAGAAGTAATATCAGTTTGCCTGGAATTGTCACTTACGATTCGAATTCTGCGGTAAATATCTCGGCAAGAATCAATGGTCGAATAGAGAAAATGTATGTCAATTATAAGTACCAAAGAGTAACGAAAGGACAAAAAATATTTGAATTATACAGCCCGGAATTATTGACTGAACAGCAAAATTTTATTTATTTGATTTCCAATGACAGTCAAAATACATCGATTATCAATTCAGCAAAACAGAAATTATTGCTTTATGGAATGTCCAATAATCAGATAAGTGCATTGGCTTCCGCTAAAAAAGTAAATCCTGTAATTGCTGTTTATAGTCCTGCTAACGGAATCATTACCGGAACCGAAAAAATGACTAATCCTGATACTTCTTCGATGCAGAATGTAAGCAATACTACAGAAGCTTTGGATGTTAAAGAAGGAAGTTATATCAAGAAAGGAGAAGTTGTTTTTAAGTTGATGAATACCGATAAAGTTTGGGGTATTTTCAATGTTTTGCAAGGATATAGTAGCCTAATTAAAATCAATCAGTCCATTGACATCACTTCTGAATTGGAAGAAAAGAATACTATTTACGCAAAAATAAATTTTGTGGAAACGCAATTAAATCCAACTGACAAGACCAATAGAGTCCGGGTATATCTGAATAATGCAAATATAAAACTGCCCATAGGCACAAGATTGCAGGGAAGCGTGCAATTAAATTCCACAAAGGCAATTTGGTTGCATAAACAAGCTTTGGTTAGTTTAGGTAACAAAAAAGTTGTTTTTATAAAATTGGACAATGGTTTCAAAGCAAAAGCCATCCAAACAGGACTGGAAATAGATGATTTTGTTCAAATACTTGAAGGGCTTTCTGTGGGAGATACAATAGCCCAAAATGCACAATATCTAATCGACAGCGAAAGCTTTATTAAAACCGAATAATGATGAAATACGAAGTATTCACCAATACAATTAAAATCAAAATGATGAGTAATACAATGAAAAAAATCAGTTTACTATCATTACTCTTTACAACAATGATAGCTTGTAATACTAAAAACAAAGAAGACCACAGCGGACACAAAACGACAGCTGAGGATGTTTTCTATACTTGTTCTATGGATCCGCAAGTGAAGGAAGACAAACCGGGGAAATGCCCTATTTGCCACATGAAGCTTACGCCAATAAAGCATGATAACTCCGAGGCCAACGAAATAAGTTTGAGTAAACAGCAAATCCGACTAGGGAATATTACTACTCAAACCATTTCAAAAAGCCAAAGCAGTCTGGAGCAAAATTATACCGGAGTATTAGCCATTAATCAGGAAAAAGCCAATACTGTTTCGGCAAGAGCAATGGGACGCATCGATAAGTTGTTTTTCAAAACCATTGGCGAGTATGTCAAAAAAAATGAACCGGTTTATTCTTTATATAGCGAAGATATAGCTATTGCAAAACAGGATTATTTAACAGCCTACAAACAATTGGCCATGCCGGGGGATTTTGGCAAAAATGCCCAAAATATGCTCAAATCGGCCAAACAAAAATTATTGTTTTTTGGATTAACCAATGCACAAATTGAAAGTATAAAGACCAAGGCTGAAGTTTCTCCCAATACTATTTTTCACAGTACGGCTAGTGGTTATATTTCTGAAATAATTGCAACAGAAGGCAGTTATGCGATGGAAGGTTCGGCAGTGATTAAATTGGCCGATTTAAGCAGTCTTTGGCTCGAAACCCAAGTAAATGTGTCCTATGCCAAAAATGTACATCCTGGACAAATCGCGAAAGTTGTTTTTCCTGATTTTCCTGATAAAATAATTAATGCAAAAGTTTCATTTATTAATCCCGAAATCAATCCCGACACCAGACTGCTTCTGGTTCGATTGGAAATTCCCAATCACGATTCCCAATTAAAACCCGGAATGCAAGCCGTAGTTAAATTGACCCAATCCAATGTAAAAGGATTGTTTATACCTGTAGATGCAGTGATTCGGGAAGAAAATGCCTCTTATATTTGGGTAGAAAAAAGACCCGGTGTGTTTGAAAATGTTATGGTAGAAACAGGAGCCGAAGTCGAGGGCATGATTGAAATTAAATCTGAAATAGACAGCTCCAAAAAAGTGGTTATCACAGGAGCCTATGCCATAAACAGCGAATATAAATTCCGTAAAGGTAGTGACCCTATGGAGGGGATGAAAATGTAATACATTTGCAATAATCAAGAAAAAAGAAATATTTAAAAAAAATTATACTGTAGAAAAAAAAATGAACAACCTCTCTCAAATAATTCAACAATACAAAACAGATAAAGAAAGTGTTCACAATACATGGTTTGTCGATAATGACCAGCGATTAAAAGCATTTCGCACTATCCGTCGTGGTGTTTTACAAGTCATTGATGATATTAAAAGTAAAACTTTCCCAAACGATTTCAAGGGCAGTAGCTTAGAATTTGTATTGAGTTGCATCGCTGAACAAAAACAAATATTTGTTGGTGTGGCGCATCCTTTTTATTGGAAACCCAAATTACGAATTCCAGATATTTACGAAAACCAAAACAACAAAATCGCTTTTGGCCAATTTCTCGAAAACTGTATTAATGCCAAAACCGAAGAACAGGTCGTAAAGGAAATTGTAAGATTGGATAATTTAAAAATAAAGGGGTTGGGCCCTGCTGTAGCCAGTATTTTATATTTCTTGCATCCAACTTGGTTTCCGCCATTTAATACAGCTATTCTCAATGGATTTAACTTTTTATTCAAAGACAAAAAGAAATTAGGCAGTTGGTCAGAATACTTAAAAATTAGAGAAACCTTAATTGAAATCAACAGTAAACATAAATCAGAATTATCTAACGATTTAGGAGCAATAGCAGGATTATGTTTTGAAATCGGAACGCAAAAAATGCTTATCGGTAATGATGAATATTTGAGTGAAGAAGAACGTAATAAGTTTGAAAAAAATATCTTAAAACGCCAAAAAGAAATACAGGAGGAAAAGCAAGAAGAAAATCTTCACAATGAAATGCAATACCATTTATTGAAAATTGGAGTTTCATTAGGTTTTGATGTAACCCCAGCGAGTAATGATAAAAGCAAATCATTCAATGGTCAAAGCTTCTCATTTATTTCCATCAATAAGTTTCCTGAACTGCCTTGTGATAAAGATACCCAAAACACAATAAAACTTATTGATGTTCTTTGGTTTGAAAAAGGGACAAATAATATAATTGGAGCATTCGAAGTAGAGAAAAGCACGAGTATTTATTCGGGAATTCTCCGCCTATCCGATTTATATTTTAGTATTTCTGATGGCGATGAGGTTTTCTATATCATCATTCCAGACAGCAGAGAGAAAGATGTAATCCAACAACTCAACAGACCAGCAATAAAAAATTCAAAAATGATTATTAAATACATATTGTTTTCCGAATTGAGAGCCAATTGTGATGCCATTTGCAAATTTGGTTCTGACCATTCCATTATGGATAAAATTGCAAAATCAATTTAAATCCAAGTTAATCATTTACCAGATTATATCCATTTCAAACAACATGGGCACCCGAGAGCTTTAGCTCGAACAGGCGAAGCAATCAAGCGGTCTCACTCCGCTCGTTCGCTTTGTTCCGTTCGGCTGTTCCAGTCGGTGCACAAGAACCAATTTATATTCTAGGAATGTTCGTAATCTTATTCTTTGAAAATTTCTCTCAAGTCATAGCCTAATGCATAAATTAGTTCTGCAATGGTATTTACGGAGCAGTCTCTTATTTTACCTTTTTCGATATTTCCGATTCGTGTTGCCGAACATTTGTTTTTATATACTTTAATAGATAATGCTGTTAGGCTTAACTTCTGTTTTTTCCGCTCGTTGTAAATGAATTTACCAATTGCTTCTTGAATGGTTTCTTTTGACATGACTAAATAAGTTGTGGGATTAGATAATTAAAATTATATAATTTATATTATAACCTATACGTATCCGTATTGTGGTCAATAAAATCTTGGATTGCTTTATAAGATTCCTCTTTTGTCATTTCTAACCTTTTGATTTTCCGATCCTGAAACATCCGAAATACTTCAAGGCTTTCTTCTGAAAATTCACCATCATTCTTTTCTGGAAATTTTTCGGTATATGATATAGTACTTTCAGTTACTGTATTTGATTTTGTTCTTAATTCAATATATACATCTGCCAAATCGGTTCCTTTTGGGTAATCCCTATTTTCTATAAAATCATTCACTATTATCTTGAAACCCTTTTTATTTAGCTCAATTGCTTTTTGCACCCAATCATCATATTCCCCTTTATCAGGGAAAGCAATAATGGTGCAATGCTTAATTGGTTTCAATAAATCATATTTAAAACTACCTTTATTTCCTCCTGATACCCATGTAATTTCACGCTTAACCATACTCATTATAAAGAGTGTTTTATAAGCTTCTACAAAAGCTACTATCTTAGTGTTTTCGTTGATTAAATGCAATCCACATAAACAACGATCATCTTTGAATTTCCATAACTTCAAACTAACTCTCATAGAGGTTATGTCAGCATCGCCATTTTCCAGGTAAGAACGTTTACCTGTTTCTGGATCATATTCCATCACTTGGCCGTAGACCGCTTTCCATTGTTGGTTAACTTCCCAAAACACTACTTTTCCTCCCCATGTGCCGACAAAATATTTATTGATGTTCTCAATTATTATGTCATCAGGAAATAGTTTTCTATTGAATTTGATAAAATTACTTATAGCATCATCCAATACGGTACTTTCCACCAATTCAGGACTGTAATAAGTTGGGGGTAAAGGAATTTCTTTTTTATATTTTATATCAATTGGCTCAACTATTGTACCAACATCAGGAAAAAAAGTTTTACAGCAACTATGACAATGTCCATAATCTGTATAACCTTCAAAGGGAACAAATTTTCCATCTTTATTACTTTTTCCACAACGGCAATATTTTACTAAATTTCGTCTTTTGCTAAGTTTTAGATTTCTCATAAGTTTAACGGTTTAAACTAGTTTATTAAACTTCAAATTCAAGGTTTAGGGTTTAGGTGTGTATATAGCTTAAACCTTAAACCGATAAATTTTTTTTTTGAACTTTGTATTATCGGTTTAAGGTTTGATACCTATATACACCTAAACCTTAAACCGATAAAATTTTAATATTCTCCAAGAGTGTAGGGACCTTTATTGTCTTCCTGAATTAGCCAACCTTTGTTATAGCACTCAGTCGTTAAAATCTTAATACGATTATTGCCTATGTCCTTATTAAATTGATTCTTTAAAGCAAGCTTTATTTGGATGATCAATTGTCCATATTTAAATTCTTTATCCTGGCTAAATACTTCAGTTAATAATTTATATTTTTGATAGTCTTCTAAATCTGTTGGGTTAAAAGAACTGGATGTTCTTTTAATTGGCAGTTCATCCATTGGCACCAAAAAAGGTAGACCGTCTTCATCAATCTTAAAAGCAAAATTTTCAGGCTCACGGTTTCTGCATTGTTGGGTTTCAACTATTGAAATTTCTTTATCATTCTCCAAGGCAGTAACAGAAAGAACTATTTCCGCCTTGTTAATCAATTCAGTTCCAATATGTCCCCTTGCATTATTATCGCCTTTATTTTGGTGCAATACGGTTAAAATATAAATATCCCTTTCCTCTGTCCACTTCAATAACTTCGTAGCTATCATTGTCGCTTCCGTCTCATCATTAATGGAGGTCACTAAATCTTTAATTCCATCAATTACAACAAATCCGATTTTATCATTTAAGTAAATTTCTAATTCGACAAATTGCAACCTTTCGGCTGGACTTAAACTTCTTAAATTAAATGCATGTAAGTTCGCAGGTTCGTCTACATTAATTAGCTTGCATATACGCTTGACAGCGTTCTGAACGTGATATTTGCTTTGCTCCGTATCAATGTAGAGAACTTCATTTTTATTGCTTGGTAGATGGCTTTTGAATCGATTCAGCAAGCTTCGGTTGTTGTTTAATGCTGTTGCCAATGCTATTCCAATAAAAAATGTTTTTTTGGACTTGGCTTTGCCAGTTATTAACCCAAAATTGCCCATAGTTCCAAAAATATCTTCCCCTGCGTTTTTTGAGCTACTAAGACTCCAAGCGATTTTTGGGGGCGGAATTTTTTCTTTTAAGTCAATTTTGAATTTAAGTCGATTAAGTAAGTGTAGTTCAACAACTTGATTTTCACTTAAATTACTATTCATTGCTTCATCAATAGCAGTGCTAAGCTCATTTAAATCATTAAATTTTGTATCTTTGATAGGTCGATTTACCAAAGATTTCTCTGGGCTATTAGTATTATCCGTACTCATGGCCCTTATTTATTTAGTGGAATTAAGCTGGCTTCGATTTCTGAACGTAAGAAGTAAACGCGGGAGCCAATCCCTAAGGGATTAAGTTTTTTGGACTTGCACCAATTGTGAACCGTTGACAAATCCACGTCAAACATTTGAGCCACTTGTTGACGTGTCAAATATTCTGCGGGTTGTACTGGTTTGAAGTGTTTTAAAAATTCGTCTAATTTGCTGTCAACTCCTGCCATTAATTTGGCTTCTAGTTTTTCTGCGTCGTACTGGATAAATTGAACTGTTGCACTCATAACAATTTGATTAAAAATTAATATGGTGCAATATTATTTATATGGTATGTGGTTGTAAATCAATACGTAGATTACATATCAATTCCGTAAATTCCGTATTGAAATCGTATTATTTTGAGAAGTTTTTTAAGTCAAGATTCTCAAATCCGATAAAATAATCACGGAGTAAGTTTAGGTATTTTTGTTGCTTGCCGTATGGCTTTCCTGCTATTATTTTGTAGTAGTTGTAAAATATTTTGACAATTCTGTTTTGTGTTTTAAGATTAAAACTCATTTTCTCCTGTGGTATTTTCATTTTTTCGAAAGCCAATTCTAAAAATAAATTTAAATCATTGGCTGATAAGTATTTTGTATCAACAAGGTTTTTTTTAAAATATTCATAAACTATGGTTTCATTTACGCTGTCGAATTGGTTTGCAAATTCAAATGATGGGGTGTTAGACAAATCAGGAGGTTCGGGGCGGTATCTGTCTAACGGTTCAAAGCTAAAATTCTCAAAACATTCTTCAATAAATTTAAAATCGTTATTGCATAAAATTACATTTGTATAAGTTGTTTTTCCGTTTACTTTCTTTACCGTTTCGGGGATTAAAAATTCCATATCAATATAATACCAACCATTTTTGAGATCATCAATCTCTTCTTGCGTAAGCAATGGTAGTTTTTTTCTTATTTCTTGTGTTTTTTTTTCACAATATATCCTTAACGTTTCTACTGCCTTTTGACACTGAAACAGAAATTCATCATTTGTAACGAAGTATTTTATTTGGGCAACTTTTTGGCTTCTCATTAAAATTTGACGAAACAATTTTTTTCGGACTTCGTTTCGTGGTTCCTTAGTCACACTACCAACCATAAAGATTGTTTCAAAATAGGTTTCCCCTATAAGTCTTAAGTAATCTGATTCTTTCATTTTTCTGTCCTAGTGTTATAAATAGTACTTTCATTTCAGGAGCCTTGTCTTTGTGTATGTCGCTGTAAAACTTCATAAACAAAACGGCATTTTCGTCTGTGTCCTCTGCTATTTACTCTAATTTTAAGTTTATTTTATTCGTTGGTTCCGTTTTTTATAACTGTAAATTGTGGTTTTGGTTCTTGCTCTGTTTTTTTTTGCTCGGCCTCCCTTTGTTTTTGTATAAGATCAGAAAACTTCATAAATAAATCGGCATTTTCGTCGGTGTCCTCCGGGGCATTTATGTAAACGCGG belongs to Flavobacterium gilvum and includes:
- a CDS encoding TolC family protein, which encodes MQNIKFHIVLSCLILCVAISKAQTLTLDNVLSTINTNNPQLKMYDADIQSMDASAKGARSWMPPQVETGLFMTPYNTKMWKADEMNPGMGSYMLGVTQMIPNASKLNANENLMKAMSSVENENKNFTLNQLNALAKTYYYEWIIIRKKIKIAQDNLQLLDYMIKSMEIRYQYNMDKLPSYYKAKSQYATLQSMIVMLENDISQRKYMLNTLMSRDKNVDFDIDSNYEIKDFNLFETDLSSYINNRSDIKAIDKTKEINNYKIEVEKVSTRPEFGVKYDHMFAFGNQPQQFSLMGMMTIPMSWSTKMNKANIESYRLKNESLDWQKQMIANEVNGMIKGMNAEFLNLKKQYQITQDNIIPALKRNYDTAILAWQNNTGDLFVALEAWEAMNMTQIDALDKLKSILTTQVEIEKQLEVK
- a CDS encoding efflux RND transporter periplasmic adaptor subunit, which gives rise to MSKYTKYGLVGIAILIVGIAIYFLATKSGNHSEMEHQNEVYTCSMHPEVIKDKPGSCPICGMALVKKITEDHSDTNDSIDDLLKPTDKFVVGNYQTTTAKDTIIRSNISLPGIVTYDSNSAVNISARINGRIEKMYVNYKYQRVTKGQKIFELYSPELLTEQQNFIYLISNDSQNTSIINSAKQKLLLYGMSNNQISALASAKKVNPVIAVYSPANGIITGTEKMTNPDTSSMQNVSNTTEALDVKEGSYIKKGEVVFKLMNTDKVWGIFNVLQGYSSLIKINQSIDITSELEEKNTIYAKINFVETQLNPTDKTNRVRVYLNNANIKLPIGTRLQGSVQLNSTKAIWLHKQALVSLGNKKVVFIKLDNGFKAKAIQTGLEIDDFVQILEGLSVGDTIAQNAQYLIDSESFIKTE
- a CDS encoding efflux RND transporter periplasmic adaptor subunit is translated as MMKYEVFTNTIKIKMMSNTMKKISLLSLLFTTMIACNTKNKEDHSGHKTTAEDVFYTCSMDPQVKEDKPGKCPICHMKLTPIKHDNSEANEISLSKQQIRLGNITTQTISKSQSSLEQNYTGVLAINQEKANTVSARAMGRIDKLFFKTIGEYVKKNEPVYSLYSEDIAIAKQDYLTAYKQLAMPGDFGKNAQNMLKSAKQKLLFFGLTNAQIESIKTKAEVSPNTIFHSTASGYISEIIATEGSYAMEGSAVIKLADLSSLWLETQVNVSYAKNVHPGQIAKVVFPDFPDKIINAKVSFINPEINPDTRLLLVRLEIPNHDSQLKPGMQAVVKLTQSNVKGLFIPVDAVIREENASYIWVEKRPGVFENVMVETGAEVEGMIEIKSEIDSSKKVVITGAYAINSEYKFRKGSDPMEGMKM
- a CDS encoding helix-turn-helix domain-containing protein encodes the protein MSKETIQEAIGKFIYNERKKQKLSLTALSIKVYKNKCSATRIGNIEKGKIRDCSVNTIAELIYALGYDLREIFKE
- a CDS encoding DUF6371 domain-containing protein, coding for MRNLKLSKRRNLVKYCRCGKSNKDGKFVPFEGYTDYGHCHSCCKTFFPDVGTIVEPIDIKYKKEIPLPPTYYSPELVESTVLDDAISNFIKFNRKLFPDDIIIENINKYFVGTWGGKVVFWEVNQQWKAVYGQVMEYDPETGKRSYLENGDADITSMRVSLKLWKFKDDRCLCGLHLINENTKIVAFVEAYKTLFIMSMVKREITWVSGGNKGSFKYDLLKPIKHCTIIAFPDKGEYDDWVQKAIELNKKGFKIIVNDFIENRDYPKGTDLADVYIELRTKSNTVTESTISYTEKFPEKNDGEFSEESLEVFRMFQDRKIKRLEMTKEESYKAIQDFIDHNTDTYRL
- a CDS encoding AAA family ATPase, which encodes MSTDNTNSPEKSLVNRPIKDTKFNDLNELSTAIDEAMNSNLSENQVVELHLLNRLKFKIDLKEKIPPPKIAWSLSSSKNAGEDIFGTMGNFGLITGKAKSKKTFFIGIALATALNNNRSLLNRFKSHLPSNKNEVLYIDTEQSKYHVQNAVKRICKLINVDEPANLHAFNLRSLSPAERLQFVELEIYLNDKIGFVVIDGIKDLVTSINDETEATMIATKLLKWTEERDIYILTVLHQNKGDNNARGHIGTELINKAEIVLSVTALENDKEISIVETQQCRNREPENFAFKIDEDGLPFLVPMDELPIKRTSSSFNPTDLEDYQKYKLLTEVFSQDKEFKYGQLIIQIKLALKNQFNKDIGNNRIKILTTECYNKGWLIQEDNKGPYTLGEY
- a CDS encoding helix-turn-helix domain-containing protein gives rise to the protein MSATVQFIQYDAEKLEAKLMAGVDSKLDEFLKHFKPVQPAEYLTRQQVAQMFDVDLSTVHNWCKSKKLNPLGIGSRVYFLRSEIEASLIPLNK